A portion of the Acidisarcina polymorpha genome contains these proteins:
- a CDS encoding tetratricopeptide repeat protein, with the protein MMDTIAINQANPAFLRRLVAPILLVASASLAPLAQAQTSAPSAPPASTTAAPSNRQVPDRAAAYYHYSLAHDYEDMATSYGRSEYATRAVEEYKLALNADPTSQFLNNGLAELYFKTGKVKEAIVAAQDLLKKDPNNLDAHKLLGRIYLRSLGDGQNSGPSGQVLQLAIAEYTKIVSLEPNSIEDRLLLGQLYSVNHESGKAEEQFKAAQQIDPSSEEVVLNLARLYSEQGDIEHAIQVLSAIPEDDQTPRTEFALGGAYDQNKEPKKAIAAYRRAVDLDPSNVDAERSLAQALLNDNDLNDALATYESIAAADPQDANAYLRIAEIQRRQGNYDESLASIKKAKSLSQEPLQLSEISFNEALADEALGKHDEAATILQKLVDQSEHSTGQYSDPEKNARAFFLDRLAVLYREQNKPLQAADTYHKMLDLGGDFTVQGYQGEVDSYREAKQYAKATEVAREAAAKLPKDRQIQLMLAGQLADTGKPDEGIALAKSLLTNPPAAPDAPAASQDREVYLALANIYTRLHRWNEAGAELDRAEPLSTKQDDRVYIAFLRGALAERQKHYDEAEAQFRKVLAIDPGNSMTLNYLGYMQADRGVKLDEALSMIQQAVKAEPQNYAYLDSLGWAYFKLGQYQLSEDNLRRASERNASDPTVHDHLGDLYEKTGRLKLAVAQWEQSVSEYDKTSPGDNDGIDIGKVHKKLENAWVKLAKEDASSSTATKQ; encoded by the coding sequence ATGATGGATACGATTGCGATAAACCAAGCGAACCCGGCTTTCCTCCGCCGCCTGGTGGCACCGATTTTGTTGGTGGCATCCGCGAGCCTTGCGCCTCTGGCTCAAGCCCAGACATCCGCGCCCTCGGCTCCACCGGCATCGACGACTGCTGCCCCCTCCAACCGGCAGGTTCCCGATCGCGCGGCGGCCTATTATCACTACTCCCTGGCCCATGACTATGAAGACATGGCGACTTCCTATGGCCGCAGCGAATATGCCACCCGCGCGGTCGAGGAATATAAACTCGCGCTGAATGCCGATCCGACTTCGCAATTTCTCAACAACGGACTTGCTGAGCTCTATTTCAAGACCGGCAAAGTCAAGGAAGCAATCGTCGCTGCCCAGGATCTGCTGAAGAAAGACCCCAATAACCTCGACGCGCACAAGTTGCTCGGCAGGATCTATCTCCGCTCGTTGGGTGACGGACAAAACAGCGGGCCGTCCGGTCAGGTGCTGCAGTTGGCCATCGCCGAGTACACCAAGATCGTCTCCCTCGAACCGAACAGCATTGAAGACCGGCTCTTGCTCGGCCAGCTTTACTCGGTCAACCATGAAAGTGGCAAAGCCGAGGAACAATTCAAGGCCGCGCAGCAGATCGATCCCAGCTCCGAAGAAGTTGTCTTGAATCTGGCCCGGCTCTACAGCGAACAAGGTGACATCGAGCATGCCATCCAGGTGCTCAGCGCAATCCCCGAAGACGATCAGACCCCGCGCACCGAGTTCGCTCTCGGCGGCGCTTACGACCAGAACAAGGAACCGAAGAAGGCCATCGCCGCCTACCGGCGCGCCGTCGACCTCGATCCATCGAATGTCGATGCGGAGCGCTCCCTCGCCCAGGCGCTGCTGAACGACAATGACCTTAACGACGCGCTGGCGACTTATGAGTCCATCGCCGCAGCCGATCCCCAGGATGCAAACGCCTATCTCCGGATCGCCGAGATTCAGCGTCGCCAGGGCAACTATGACGAATCGCTGGCCTCGATCAAAAAGGCCAAATCGCTCTCCCAGGAACCGCTCCAGCTGAGCGAGATCAGCTTCAACGAGGCGCTCGCCGACGAGGCCCTCGGTAAGCACGATGAAGCCGCGACCATCCTGCAGAAACTAGTCGATCAGTCCGAACACTCGACCGGCCAGTACTCTGATCCGGAAAAGAACGCCCGCGCCTTCTTCCTTGACCGCTTGGCCGTGCTCTATCGCGAACAGAACAAGCCCCTGCAGGCAGCCGACACCTACCACAAGATGCTCGATCTGGGAGGCGACTTCACCGTCCAGGGCTACCAGGGCGAAGTCGACTCCTACCGCGAAGCCAAACAGTACGCCAAAGCGACCGAGGTCGCCCGCGAAGCAGCCGCCAAACTCCCCAAAGATCGTCAGATCCAGCTCATGCTCGCCGGTCAGCTGGCCGACACCGGCAAGCCCGATGAAGGTATCGCGCTGGCCAAGTCACTGCTCACCAACCCTCCTGCCGCTCCCGATGCCCCCGCAGCCAGCCAGGACCGTGAAGTGTACCTCGCGCTGGCCAACATTTACACCCGGCTTCATCGTTGGAACGAGGCCGGCGCCGAGCTTGATCGCGCCGAGCCGCTTTCGACCAAACAGGACGACAGGGTCTACATAGCCTTCCTGCGTGGCGCTCTGGCCGAACGCCAGAAGCACTATGACGAAGCTGAGGCCCAATTCCGGAAGGTGCTGGCCATTGATCCAGGCAACAGCATGACACTCAACTACCTCGGCTACATGCAGGCCGATCGCGGCGTGAAACTCGACGAAGCCTTGTCCATGATTCAGCAGGCGGTCAAAGCCGAACCTCAGAACTATGCCTACCTCGACTCCCTCGGTTGGGCATATTTCAAGCTCGGCCAGTATCAGCTCTCTGAAGACAATCTGCGCCGCGCCAGCGAGCGCAATGCCTCCGATCCAACCGTGCACGATCATCTCGGCGACCTTTACGAGAAGACCGGCAGGCTGAAATTGGCGGTCGCCCAGTGGGAGCAGTCAGTGTCGGAATACGACAAAACTTCCCCGGGTGATAACGATGGCATCGACATCGGGAAGGTGCACAAGAAGCTTGAAAATGCCTGGGTCAAGCTCGCTAAGGAAGACGCCTCTAGCAGTACTGCAACCAAGCAGTAA